Proteins from a single region of Melanotaenia boesemani isolate fMelBoe1 chromosome 3, fMelBoe1.pri, whole genome shotgun sequence:
- the gpx1b gene encoding glutathione peroxidase 1b: MASRFYSITAKLLSGETFNFSSLKGKVVLIENVASLUGTTVRDYTQMNELHERYASKGLVILGVPCNQFGHQENCKNEEILQSLKYVRPGNGFEPKFQLLEKVDVNGKDAHPLFVFLREQLPFPSDDSSSLMADPKFIIWSPVCRNDVSWNFEKFLIGPDGVPFKRYSRRFLTSDIDGDIKKLLNQAN, encoded by the exons ATGGCTTCAAGATTTTACAGCATCACTGCTAAACTGTTATCTGGAGAAACCTTTAATTTCTCCTCTCTAAAGGGCAAAGTTGTCCTAATTGAGAATGTGGCGTCTCTCTGAGGGACGACCGTCAGGGATTACACCCAAATGAACGAGCTCCACGAGCGGTACGCCAGCAAGGGGCTCGTTATCCTGGGAGTACCCTGTAACCAGTTCGGACATCAG GAGAACTGCAAGAATGAAGAAATCCTCCAGTCTCTCAAGTATGTCCGTCCTGGAAATGGCTTCGAGCCAAAGTTTCAGCTCCTTGAGAAGGTTGATGTGAATGGGAAGGATGCCCATCCCCTGTTTGTGTTCCTGAGGGAGCAGCTCCCATTCCCCAGTGACGACTCTTCATCCCTGATGGCCGACCCTAAGTTCATCATCTGGAGTCCAGTGTGCAGGAACGACGTGTCCTGGAACTTTGAGAAGTTCCTCATCGGCCCAGATGGAGTCCCGTTCAAACGTTACAGCAGGAGGTTCCTCACCAGCGACATCGATGGAGACATCAAGAAGCTCCTTAACCAGGCCAACTAA
- the usp4 gene encoding LOW QUALITY PROTEIN: ubiquitin carboxyl-terminal hydrolase 4 (The sequence of the model RefSeq protein was modified relative to this genomic sequence to represent the inferred CDS: inserted 1 base in 1 codon) gives MMAEGGGPESGSAADSDSEPVAAQMPTPSTESQKQTIGTLLKTTLRKGDEWYLIDSRWFKQWKKYVGFDSWDMYNIGERNLYPGPIDNSGLFSDQETQALKDHLIDELDYVLVPTEAWNKLVSWYGCCEGQRPIVRKVVEHGMFVKHCKVEVYLLELNLCENDNMNNVITRHFSKADTIETIEKEMRTLFNIPLEKETRLWNKYMSNTYEQLNKPDSTVQDAGLFQGQVLVIERKNEDGTWPRQASHPKSSATPSRNFTTSPKLSSNSSASISPTVTNGDSSPGYTLNNSTSSSNRFGSYSSYSSSYNYRESQSQPGLCGLSNLGNTCFMNSALQCLSNASPLTEYFLNDQYEAEINRENPLGMRGEIAEAYADLVKQMWLSRNSYVAPRTFKTQVGRFAPQFSGYQQQDSQELLAFLLDGLHEDLNRVKKKPYLALRDAEGRPDEIVAKEAWKNHRLRNDSIIVDIFHGLFKSTLVCPECSKVSVTFDPFCYLTLPLPMKKDRTMEVFLVRSDPQSRPTQYRVVVPKMGTVTDLCSALSKLCDIPPENMVVADVYNHRFHKIXRRDDGLNQILEKDDIFVYEVQEEDSERMNLPIYFRERHSKHAGSSTSTLLFGQPLLITVPKHNLTADVLYERILERIGRYVKHPQSPNSESRASASATISSCSQAPECSASSSLNASLGGCGSPLSDGASCSGSSSSGSNHSGTCIESNGQYDGEEEAMDHQVSPEQENGLSEEEEETSDLENGSKGDTAKLFTFSIVNSYGTANISQLPCDGNILKLNPHSTVAIDWDTESKKLCYDEQEAEAYEKHDSMLQPQKKKATVALRECIELFTTMETLGEHDPWYCPTCKKHQQATKKFDLWSLPRILVVHLKRFSYNRCWRDKLDTVVDFPIRDLNMSEFVCDPKAGPYIYDLIAVSNHYGGMGGGHYTAYGKNKVETKWYYFDDSSVSSATEDQIVTKAAYVLFYQRRDEESPSKPQPSASLGGAPESADYHMDIN, from the exons ATGATGGCCGAAGGAGGCGGACCCGAGTCGGGTAGCGCGGCAGACTCCGACTCGGAGCCGGTAGCTGCGCAAATGCCTACACCTTCAACCGAAAGTCAAAAACAAACTATTGGGACACTATTGAAAACAACTCTTAGAAAAGGAGACGAATG GTATCTAATAGACAGTCGGTGGTTCAAGCAATGGAAGAAGTATGTGGGGTTTGACAGCTGGGATATGTACAACATTGGAGAACGTAACCTCTATCCAGGGCCAATTGATAACTCTGGGCTGTTCTCAG ACCAGGAGACTCAGGCCCTGAAAGACCACCTTATAGATGAGCTGGACTATGTCCTTGTACCAACTGAGGCCTGGAATAAACTTGTCAGTTGGTATGGCTGCTGTGAGGGCCAGAGGCCTATCgtcaggaag GTGGTAGAACATGGTATGTTTGTTAAGCACTGTAAGGTGGAGGTCTATCTGCTTGAACTCAACCTGTGTGAGAATGACAACATGAACAATGTCATCACACGTCATTTCAGCAAAGCTGATACTATAG AAACTATAGAGAAGGAAATGCGGACCTTGTTCAATATCCCTTTAGAGAAGGAGACCAGACTCTGGAACAAATACATGAGCAACACATATGAGCAGCTGAACAAGCCTGACAGCACTGTACAGGATGCTGGCCTCTTCCAGGGACAG GTGCTTGTGATCGAGCGCAAGAATGAGGACGGGACATGGCCCAGACAAGCTTCCCATCCCAA ATCCAGTGCAACACCATCCAGGAATTTTACTACCTCCCCAAAACTTTCCTCAAACTCATCAGCTAGTATATCCCCAACAGTAACCAACGGAGACAGCAGCCCTGGATACACACTTAACAACAGCACCTCCTCTAGTAACAG ATTTGGAAGCTACAGTTCGTATAGCTCCTCCTACAACTACAGAGAGTCACAATCACAACCTGGCCTCTGTGGTCTCAGTAATTTGGGCAATACATGCTTCATGAACTCTGCTCTCCag TGCCTGAGCAACGCATCTCCGCTCACAGAGTACTTCCTTAATGATCAGTATGAGGCAGAGATTAACAGAGAGAATCCGCTGGGAATGAGGGGCGAAATAGCTGAGGCTTATGCAGATCTAGTAAAGCAGATGTGGCTGAGCCGCAACAGCTACGTGGCACCACGAACCTTCAAA ACCCAGGTTGGACGCTTTGCTCCCCAGTTCTCAGGCTACCAGCAGCAGGACTCGCAGGAGTTGCTGGCCTTCCTGTTGGACGGGCTCCATGAAGATCTAAACCGTGTCAAGAAGAAGCCTTACTTGGCCCTGAGAGACGCTGAGGGCCGTCCAGATGAG ATTGTTGCCAAGGAGGCTTGGAAGAACCACCGCCTGCGAAATGACTCCATTATAGTTGATATTTTCCATGGCCTCTTCAAATCCACACTGGTCTGCCCAGAGTGCTCCAAGGTGTCTGTAACATTTGACCCGTTCTGCTACCTCACATTGCCTCTGCCCATGAAGAAAGACCGTACAATGGAGGTGTTCTTGGTACGATCAGACCCTCAGTCTAGACCCACTCAG TACCGAGTGGTGGTCCCCAAAATGGGAACAGTGACGGACCTGTGCAGCGCCTTGTCCAAACTCTGTGATATCCCTCCAGAAAAT ATGGTGGTAGCAGATGTTTACAATCATAGGTTCCATAAAA ATAGACGGGATGATGGTCTGAACCAAATCTTGGAAAAAGATGACATTTTTGT GTATGAGGTTCAGGAGGAAGACAGTGAGAGGATGAACCTGCCTATATATTTCAGGGAGCGCCACTCCAAGCATGCTGGAAGCTCTACAAGCACCTTGCTGTTTGGCCAGCCTTTACTCATCACAGTGCCCAAACACAACCTCACAGCAGATGTTCTTTATGAAAGGATCCTGGAGAGGATTGG ACGCTATGTAAAGCACCCCCAGAGTCCTAATAGTGAAAGCAGAGCGTCAGCCTCTGCCACCATATCCAGCTGCAGCCAGGCTCCTGAATGTTCAGCATCATCCAGTCTCAATGCCAGCCTGGGCGGCTGCGGCAGCCCCCTGTCAGACGGGGCCTCCTGCAGTGGCAGCTCCAGCAGTGGCAGCAACCACTCAGGAACGTGTATTGAATCTAATGGGCAATATGATG gtgaaGAGGAAGCCATGGACCACCAAGTGAGTCCTGAGCAAGAGAATGGTCTatctgaagaagaggaggaaaccTCTGACTTAGAAAATGGCTCCAAAGGAGACACAGCAAAGCTCTTTACTTTCAGCATTGTCAACTCTTACGGAACAGCCAACATCAGCCAGCTGCCTTGCGATGGAAATATCCTCAAACTTAATC CTCATTCCACGGTGGCCATCGACTGGGACACAGAGTCAAAGAAACTGTGTTATGATGAGCAGGAAGCTGAG GCCTACGAGAAACATGACAGCATGCTGCAGCCTCAAAAAAAGAAAGCCACTGTGGCTCTGAGGGAATGCATCGAGCTCTTCACAACTATGGAGACTCTGGGAGAACATGATCCTTG GTATTGTCCAACATGTAAGAAACACCAACAGGCCACAAAAAAGTTTGACTTGTGGTCGCTGCCTCGCATTCTGGTCGTCCACCTGAAGCGTTTCTCCTATAATCGATGTTGGAGGGACAAGCTGGACACAGTGGTGGACTTTCCCATCAG GGATCTGAACATGTCGGAGTTTGTTTGTGACCCTAAAGCAGGCCCTTACATCTATGACCTTATTGCTGTTTCAAACCACTATGGAGGAATGGGAGGAGGCCACT ACACGGCTTATGGGAAGAATAAAGTGGAAACAAAGTGGTATTACTTTGACGACAGCAGTGTTTCTTCTGCCACAGAGGACCAGATTGTG ACAAAAGCAGCCTACGTGCTCTTCTATCAGCGCAGGGACGAGGAAAGCCCCTCCAAACCTCAACCTTCGGCCTCGTTGGGTGGAGCCCCGGAGTCGGCCGATTACCACATGGACATAAACTGA
- the emc3 gene encoding ER membrane protein complex subunit 3, translating to MAEPELLLDSNIRLWVVLPIVFITFLVGVIRHYVSILLQSDKKLTLEQVSDSQVLIRSRILRENGKYIPKQSFLMRKFYFNNQEDGFFKKTKRKVVPPSPMTDPSMLTDMMKGNVTNVLPMILIGGWINWTFSGFVTTKVPFPLTLRFKPMLQQGIELLSLDASWVSSASWYFLNVFGLRSMYSLILGQDNGADQSRIMQEQMSGAAMAMPADTNKAFKAEWEALELTDHQWALESVEEDLMSRELDFDGMFSKELPSGIF from the exons ATGGCTGAGCCGGAGCTTCTGCTGGACTCAAACATCAGACTTTGGGTAGTGTTGCCCATCGTCTTCATCACCTTTCTTGTGGGTGTGATTCGACATTATGTATCAATTCTTCTCCAAAGTGACAAAAAGCTGACATTAGAACAAGTTTCTGACAG CCAGGTGCTTATTCGGAGCAGAATTCTgagagaaaatggaaaatacatTCCCAAACAG tcttttttgaTGAGGAAGTTTTACTTCAATAATCAAGAGGATGGATTTTTTAAGAAGACCAAACGAAAGGTTGTCCCACCCTCTCCCATGACAG ATCCCAGCATGCTGACAGACATGATGAAAGGTAATGTCACCAATGTGCTTCCAATGATCCTCATCGGCGGCTGGATCAACTGGACTTTTTCCGGATTTGTAACAA CAAAGGTTCCCTTCCCTCTCACGCTGCGTTTTAAGCCCATGCTGCAGCAAGGAATAGAGCTGCTGTCTTTGGATGCCTCCTG GGTGAGCTCAGCATCATGGTATTTCCTGAATGTTTTTGGACTTCGAAGCATGTACTCATTAATTTTAGGGCAAGATAATG GTGCAGACCAGTCAAGGATCATGCAAGAGCAGATGAGTGGTGCTGCCATGGCTATGCCTGCAGATACAAATAAAGCTTTCAAA GCTGAGTGGGAGGCACTAGAACTTACTGACCACCAGTGGGCGCTGGAGAGTGTGGAAGAGGATCTGATGAGCAGGGAGCTGGACTTTGATGGCATGTTCAGCAAGGAGCTGCCCAGCGGCATTTTCTAA
- the LOC121636556 gene encoding RNA-binding protein 5-like isoform X2: MGTDRRPGRGERSGRYGSDGRREDPEWYGKRNRDMEREYDRRLVDDRQKECCDEHRDRESPERGRKRHNSDRSDDEYDGDYPEQDCKMEQEEESKTIMLRGLSSNVTEEDIRMALEQLQGPQPVDIRLMKKRTGISRGFAFVEFYHLQDSTRWMETNQNKLVIQGKSIAVHYSNRRQKFENWLCNACGLYNFRKRVKCYRCGAGKTGESSGGNALNVESQQPAEFSGDTIILRNIAPLSTVDGILSVLAPYANLSSSNVRLIKDKQTGHNRGFAFVQLSSPLEASQLLTILQSLQPPLKLDGKTVGVDYAKSARKDAVQSDGIRASALSVASTAIAAAQWSSSQLHQSSGASASLPDGYAQQPQGAAYQAWPQQPEGLPPVIGDGLLGAAPVMKTLIPAAAGVVISQAAHTYQPVIISQSAIQTHQVVQQQLALQQAAGVCTTSLITPASSTVAATASAETTATTTAVPDTSTYQYDESSGYYYDPQTGLYYDPNSQYFYNCETQQYLYWDSEKQTYVPAPGESNSSTESTANTVPGSSTTASTSNKEPKEKKEKPKNKSAQQIAKDMERWAKSLNKQKESLKSNFQGSGLSKEEDRKESAAADAAFSLFEKKIGGFEMPLLLAEQYKLIEPEISAKSEAFAAYNGESDPEEGSMERAADEEEKITDWKKMVCMLCRRQFPTKEALLRHQQLSDLHKQNLEIQRRSRLTEAELEELERKESELKYRDRAAERREKYGIPEPPAPKKKFYQPPTPVVNYEQPTKDGLTSDNIGNKMLQAMGWQEGKGLGRHQQGITTPISASLRTKGSGLGIKGSQYELSPSDTYKDAVRKAMFARFTEIE; this comes from the exons ATGGGAACTGATAGACG gCCTGGTCGTGGTGAACGTAGTGGCAGATATGGTTCAGATGGGAGGAGAGAGGATCCGGAGTGGTACGGCAAACGAAACCGAGATATGGAGAGGGAGTATGATCGACGTTTGGTAGATGATAGACAGAAGGAGTGCTGTGATGAACACAGAGATCGAGAAAGCCCAGAG AGGGGCCGGAAGCGACACAACAGTGACAGATCTGACGATGAATATGACGGAGATTATCCAGAGCAGGACTGCAAAATGGAGCAAGAGGAGGAGAGCAAGACTATTATGCTAAGAGGTCTTTCTTCTAATGTCACAGAGGAGGAT ATTCGAATGGCACTCGAGCAGCTCCAGGGTCCCCAGCCTGTAGACATTCGATTGATGAAGAAAAGGACGG GTATAAGCCGAGGTTTCGCCTTCGTGGAGTTTTATCACTTGCAAGATTCTACCCGATGGATGGAGACCAATCAG AACAAGCTGGTGATCCAGGGGAAAAGCATCGCAGTACACTACAGCAACAGAAGACAGAAGTTTGAAAACTGGCTTTGCAATGCA TGTGGTCTGTACAATTTTCGAAAAAGGGTGAAGTGTTACAGATGCGGGGCAGGAAAAACTG GAGAATCTTCTGGAGGAAATGCTCTAAACGTGGAGTCTCAACAGCCAGCAGAGTTCAGTGGAGACA CAATTATTTTGAGGAACATTGCACCCCTCTCTACTGTGGATGGAATCCTGAGCGTATTGGCACCATATGCCAACCTGTCCAGTAGCAACGTCCGCCTCATTAAGGACAAACAGACGGGACACAACAGAGGTTTTGCTTTTGTCCAGCTATCATCACCCTTG GAGGCTTCTCAGCTGCTCACCATTCTCCAGAGCCTTCAGCCACCTCTAAAACTGGATGGGAAAACAGTTGGAGTGGATTATGCAAAGAGTGCAAGAAA AGATGCGGTTCAGTCTGATGGGATCAGAGCCAGCGCTTTGTCTGTGGCCAGTACAGCCATTGCTGCTGCTCAGTGGTCCTCTAGTCAG TTACATCAAAGTTCAGGTGCCAGTGCTTCTCTTCCTGATGGATATGCACAGCAGCCACAG ggAGCAGCCTATCAAGCATGGCCGCAGCAGCCTGAAGGATTACCTCCAGTAATTGGTGATGGATTGCTTGGAG CGGCTCCAGTAATGAAAACTTTGATCCCTGCAGCTGCAGGTGTGGTCATATCCCAAGCAGCTCACACCTACCAACCTGTCATTATCAGCCAGTCTGCCATACAG ACACATCAAGTAGTGCAGCAACAATTGGCCCTACAACAGGCAGCTGGTGTTTGCACCACCTCTCTCATAACACCTGCATCTTCCACTGTTGCAGCAACAGCCAGTGCTGAAACAACTGCCACCACAACAG CTGTCCCCGACACATCCACATACCAGTATGATGAGTCTTCAGGTTACTATTACGATCCACAGACTGGCCTTTACTATGATCCCAACAGCCAA TACTTCTATAATTGTGAGACTCAGCAGTACCTGTACTGGGACAGCGAGAAACAGACGTATGTCCCCGCTCCAGGCGAATCCAACTCAAGCACAGAGTCCACAGCTAACACTGTGCCTGGGTCCTCAACCACAGCCTCTACAAGCAACAAAGAgcccaaagagaaaaaagagaagccCAAGAATAAATCTGCACAGCAG ATTGCGAAGGACATGGAACGCTGGGCAAAAAGCTTGAACAAGCAAAAAGAAAGTTTGAAGAGCAACTTCCAAGGCTCAGGACTTTCTAAGGAGGAAGACAGGAAagagtctgcagctgcagatgcagCTTTCTCTCTGTTTGAGAAGAAG ATTGGAGGTTTTGAGATGCCTTTACTTCTGGCTGAACAATACAAACTCATAGAGCCAGAGATTTCAGCTAAG AGTGAAGCGTTCGCTGCATATAATGGAGAAAGTGACCCAGAGGAGGGCAGCATGGAAAGGGCAGCAGACgaggaagaaaaaataactgACTGGAAGAAGATGGTTTGCATGCTGTGTCGCAGACAGTTCCCCACCAAAGAGGCTCTGCTGCGTCATCAGCAGCTCTCTGACCTCCACAAG CAAAACTTGGAAATTCAGAGAAGATCAAGGCTCACAGAAGCtgagctggaggagctggagaggaaGGAGTCTGAG CTGAAATACAGAGACAGAGCTGCAGAAAGAAGGGAGAAATATGGTATTCCTGAACCACCTGCACCAAAGAAGAAATTTTATCAGCCTCCAACCCCAGTTGT AAATTATGAGCAACCCACAAAAGACGGCCTAACTAGCGATAATATTGGAAACAAGATGTTGCAAGCAATGGGCTGGCAGGAGGGCAAAGGTCTGGGTCGCCACCAACAGGGTATCACAACTCCCATCTCG GCTTCATTAAGGACAAAAGGCTCAGGATTGGGTATTAAAGGAAGCCAATATGAACTCTCACCATCTGATACCTACAAGGACGCTGTTCGTAAGGCCATGTTCGCACGCTTCACTGAGATAGAGTGA
- the LOC121636556 gene encoding RNA-binding protein 5-like isoform X1, translated as MGTDRRPGRGERSGRYGSDGRREDPEWYGKRNRDMEREYDRRLVDDRQKECCDEHRDRESPERGRKRHNSDRSDDEYDGDYPEQDCKMEQEEESKTIMLRGLSSNVTEEDIRMALEQLQGPQPVDIRLMKKRTGISRGFAFVEFYHLQDSTRWMETNQNKLVIQGKSIAVHYSNRRQKFENWLCNACGLYNFRKRVKCYRCGAGKTGESSGGNALNVESQQPAEFSGDTIILRNIAPLSTVDGILSVLAPYANLSSSNVRLIKDKQTGHNRGFAFVQLSSPLEASQLLTILQSLQPPLKLDGKTVGVDYAKSARKDAVQSDGIRASALSVASTAIAAAQWSSSQLHQSSGASASLPDGYAQQPQGAAYQAWPQQPEGLPPVIGDGLLGAAPVMKTLIPAAAGVVISQAAHTYQPVIISQSAIQTHQVVQQQLALQQAAGVCTTSLITPASSTVAATASAETTATTTVAVPDTSTYQYDESSGYYYDPQTGLYYDPNSQYFYNCETQQYLYWDSEKQTYVPAPGESNSSTESTANTVPGSSTTASTSNKEPKEKKEKPKNKSAQQIAKDMERWAKSLNKQKESLKSNFQGSGLSKEEDRKESAAADAAFSLFEKKIGGFEMPLLLAEQYKLIEPEISAKSEAFAAYNGESDPEEGSMERAADEEEKITDWKKMVCMLCRRQFPTKEALLRHQQLSDLHKQNLEIQRRSRLTEAELEELERKESELKYRDRAAERREKYGIPEPPAPKKKFYQPPTPVVNYEQPTKDGLTSDNIGNKMLQAMGWQEGKGLGRHQQGITTPISASLRTKGSGLGIKGSQYELSPSDTYKDAVRKAMFARFTEIE; from the exons ATGGGAACTGATAGACG gCCTGGTCGTGGTGAACGTAGTGGCAGATATGGTTCAGATGGGAGGAGAGAGGATCCGGAGTGGTACGGCAAACGAAACCGAGATATGGAGAGGGAGTATGATCGACGTTTGGTAGATGATAGACAGAAGGAGTGCTGTGATGAACACAGAGATCGAGAAAGCCCAGAG AGGGGCCGGAAGCGACACAACAGTGACAGATCTGACGATGAATATGACGGAGATTATCCAGAGCAGGACTGCAAAATGGAGCAAGAGGAGGAGAGCAAGACTATTATGCTAAGAGGTCTTTCTTCTAATGTCACAGAGGAGGAT ATTCGAATGGCACTCGAGCAGCTCCAGGGTCCCCAGCCTGTAGACATTCGATTGATGAAGAAAAGGACGG GTATAAGCCGAGGTTTCGCCTTCGTGGAGTTTTATCACTTGCAAGATTCTACCCGATGGATGGAGACCAATCAG AACAAGCTGGTGATCCAGGGGAAAAGCATCGCAGTACACTACAGCAACAGAAGACAGAAGTTTGAAAACTGGCTTTGCAATGCA TGTGGTCTGTACAATTTTCGAAAAAGGGTGAAGTGTTACAGATGCGGGGCAGGAAAAACTG GAGAATCTTCTGGAGGAAATGCTCTAAACGTGGAGTCTCAACAGCCAGCAGAGTTCAGTGGAGACA CAATTATTTTGAGGAACATTGCACCCCTCTCTACTGTGGATGGAATCCTGAGCGTATTGGCACCATATGCCAACCTGTCCAGTAGCAACGTCCGCCTCATTAAGGACAAACAGACGGGACACAACAGAGGTTTTGCTTTTGTCCAGCTATCATCACCCTTG GAGGCTTCTCAGCTGCTCACCATTCTCCAGAGCCTTCAGCCACCTCTAAAACTGGATGGGAAAACAGTTGGAGTGGATTATGCAAAGAGTGCAAGAAA AGATGCGGTTCAGTCTGATGGGATCAGAGCCAGCGCTTTGTCTGTGGCCAGTACAGCCATTGCTGCTGCTCAGTGGTCCTCTAGTCAG TTACATCAAAGTTCAGGTGCCAGTGCTTCTCTTCCTGATGGATATGCACAGCAGCCACAG ggAGCAGCCTATCAAGCATGGCCGCAGCAGCCTGAAGGATTACCTCCAGTAATTGGTGATGGATTGCTTGGAG CGGCTCCAGTAATGAAAACTTTGATCCCTGCAGCTGCAGGTGTGGTCATATCCCAAGCAGCTCACACCTACCAACCTGTCATTATCAGCCAGTCTGCCATACAG ACACATCAAGTAGTGCAGCAACAATTGGCCCTACAACAGGCAGCTGGTGTTTGCACCACCTCTCTCATAACACCTGCATCTTCCACTGTTGCAGCAACAGCCAGTGCTGAAACAACTGCCACCACAACAG tAGCTGTCCCCGACACATCCACATACCAGTATGATGAGTCTTCAGGTTACTATTACGATCCACAGACTGGCCTTTACTATGATCCCAACAGCCAA TACTTCTATAATTGTGAGACTCAGCAGTACCTGTACTGGGACAGCGAGAAACAGACGTATGTCCCCGCTCCAGGCGAATCCAACTCAAGCACAGAGTCCACAGCTAACACTGTGCCTGGGTCCTCAACCACAGCCTCTACAAGCAACAAAGAgcccaaagagaaaaaagagaagccCAAGAATAAATCTGCACAGCAG ATTGCGAAGGACATGGAACGCTGGGCAAAAAGCTTGAACAAGCAAAAAGAAAGTTTGAAGAGCAACTTCCAAGGCTCAGGACTTTCTAAGGAGGAAGACAGGAAagagtctgcagctgcagatgcagCTTTCTCTCTGTTTGAGAAGAAG ATTGGAGGTTTTGAGATGCCTTTACTTCTGGCTGAACAATACAAACTCATAGAGCCAGAGATTTCAGCTAAG AGTGAAGCGTTCGCTGCATATAATGGAGAAAGTGACCCAGAGGAGGGCAGCATGGAAAGGGCAGCAGACgaggaagaaaaaataactgACTGGAAGAAGATGGTTTGCATGCTGTGTCGCAGACAGTTCCCCACCAAAGAGGCTCTGCTGCGTCATCAGCAGCTCTCTGACCTCCACAAG CAAAACTTGGAAATTCAGAGAAGATCAAGGCTCACAGAAGCtgagctggaggagctggagaggaaGGAGTCTGAG CTGAAATACAGAGACAGAGCTGCAGAAAGAAGGGAGAAATATGGTATTCCTGAACCACCTGCACCAAAGAAGAAATTTTATCAGCCTCCAACCCCAGTTGT AAATTATGAGCAACCCACAAAAGACGGCCTAACTAGCGATAATATTGGAAACAAGATGTTGCAAGCAATGGGCTGGCAGGAGGGCAAAGGTCTGGGTCGCCACCAACAGGGTATCACAACTCCCATCTCG GCTTCATTAAGGACAAAAGGCTCAGGATTGGGTATTAAAGGAAGCCAATATGAACTCTCACCATCTGATACCTACAAGGACGCTGTTCGTAAGGCCATGTTCGCACGCTTCACTGAGATAGAGTGA